From Deinococcus planocerae, a single genomic window includes:
- the paaZ gene encoding phenylacetic acid degradation bifunctional protein PaaZ, with protein sequence MTTLPTPDILRPASYVYGTWHAGADGQTLVDAVYGRPVAVISSEGVNFGEALRYGREVGGPAIRRLTFHARARALRALASYLLERKEDYYTLNLLTGATRRDGWVDIEGGIGTLFSYASMARRDLPDERFLPEGQVERLGKGGTFVGRHLLVPREGVAVQINAYNFPVWGMLEKLAQAFVGGMPSLVKPAPQTAYLTERVVRDIIASGLLPEGALQLVTGEPGDLLDHLEEQDLVAFTGSAATAAKLRIHPNIVARNVPFKIEADSLNASVLGLTVRPGDPEFALYVKEVAREITSKAGQKCTAIRRAIVPRDWVEEVVEALRRELGKVTLGDPARDDVRMGALVSTDQRERVRGTLDALQREARLVIGGEERELLGGDREKGAFLDPTVLLCESPLTARGPHELEAFGPVATLFPYDTLEDAARLAGMGRGSLVGSIVTHDRAEATELVLGMASTHGRLLVLNRENAGESTGHGSPLPQLLHGGPGRAGGGAELAGLAGVRHHMNKVAVQADPTTLTAVTREYVPGAQVREDVVHPFRKTFEELQVGDSLLTPRRTVTEADVSAFAGLSGDRFYAHTDEIGARESLFGRRVAHGYFVLSAAAGLFVDPGVGPVLANYGLEGLRFTEPVGFGDTIRARLTVQSKTAKDPRPGEPTTGVVKWRVDVTNQNEVLVATYSILTLVAREEGTAHA encoded by the coding sequence ATGACCACCCTTCCCACCCCCGATATCCTGCGCCCCGCCTCCTACGTGTACGGCACCTGGCACGCGGGCGCCGACGGGCAGACGCTCGTGGACGCCGTGTATGGCCGCCCCGTGGCCGTCATCTCCTCCGAGGGGGTGAATTTCGGCGAGGCGTTGCGCTACGGGCGCGAGGTGGGCGGCCCGGCGATCCGGCGGCTGACCTTCCACGCGCGGGCGCGGGCGCTGCGGGCGCTGGCCTCATACCTGCTGGAGCGCAAGGAGGACTATTACACCCTCAACCTGCTGACGGGCGCGACCCGGCGCGACGGCTGGGTGGACATCGAGGGCGGGATCGGGACTCTGTTCAGCTACGCGAGCATGGCCCGCCGCGACCTGCCCGACGAACGCTTCCTGCCCGAAGGCCAGGTGGAGCGGCTGGGCAAGGGCGGGACCTTCGTGGGCCGCCACCTCCTCGTGCCGCGCGAGGGCGTGGCGGTGCAGATCAACGCCTACAACTTCCCGGTGTGGGGGATGCTGGAAAAGCTCGCGCAGGCCTTCGTCGGCGGGATGCCCAGCCTCGTCAAGCCCGCGCCGCAGACGGCCTACCTCACCGAGCGGGTGGTGCGCGACATCATCGCCTCGGGGCTGCTGCCGGAGGGGGCGCTGCAACTCGTGACGGGGGAGCCCGGCGACCTCCTCGACCACCTGGAGGAACAGGACCTCGTGGCCTTCACGGGCTCGGCGGCGACGGCAGCGAAGCTCAGGATTCACCCGAACATCGTCGCCCGCAACGTGCCCTTCAAAATCGAGGCCGACAGCCTCAACGCCTCCGTGCTGGGCCTGACCGTGCGGCCCGGGGACCCCGAGTTCGCCCTCTACGTCAAGGAGGTGGCGCGCGAGATCACGAGTAAGGCCGGGCAGAAATGCACCGCGATTCGCCGCGCCATCGTGCCCCGTGACTGGGTAGAGGAGGTCGTGGAGGCCCTGCGCCGCGAACTCGGCAAGGTGACCCTGGGCGACCCCGCCCGCGACGACGTGCGGATGGGCGCCCTGGTGAGCACCGACCAGCGCGAGCGGGTGCGGGGGACGCTGGATGCCCTGCAACGTGAGGCCCGCCTCGTCATCGGCGGCGAGGAGCGCGAACTGCTGGGCGGCGACCGCGAGAAGGGAGCCTTCCTCGACCCCACCGTGCTGCTGTGCGAGTCGCCCCTCACGGCACGCGGCCCGCACGAGTTGGAGGCGTTCGGCCCGGTCGCTACCCTGTTCCCTTACGACACGCTGGAGGACGCCGCCCGCCTCGCCGGGATGGGGCGCGGCTCGCTCGTCGGAAGCATCGTCACCCACGACCGCGCCGAGGCCACCGAACTCGTCCTGGGGATGGCGAGCACGCACGGTCGCCTGTTGGTCCTCAACCGCGAGAACGCGGGGGAGAGCACCGGGCACGGCTCGCCGCTTCCCCAACTCCTGCACGGCGGCCCCGGGCGGGCGGGCGGCGGCGCGGAGCTGGCGGGCCTCGCGGGCGTGCGGCACCACATGAACAAGGTCGCCGTGCAGGCCGATCCCACCACCCTCACCGCCGTCACGCGCGAGTACGTGCCGGGGGCCCAGGTGCGCGAGGACGTGGTGCATCCCTTCCGCAAGACCTTCGAGGAGTTGCAGGTGGGTGACAGCCTCCTGACCCCGCGCCGCACGGTGACGGAGGCGGACGTGAGCGCCTTCGCGGGCCTCTCCGGCGACCGTTTCTACGCGCACACCGACGAGATCGGGGCGCGGGAGAGCCTGTTCGGGCGGCGGGTGGCGCACGGGTACTTCGTGCTGAGCGCGGCGGCGGGGCTGTTCGTGGATCCGGGGGTGGGGCCGGTGCTGGCGAACTACGGGCTGGAGGGGCTGCGCTTTACCGAGCCGGTGGGCTTCGGCGACACCATCCGCGCCCGCCTGACCGTGCAGAGCAAGACGGCGAAGGACCCGAGGCCGGGCGAGCCCACCACCGGGGTCGTGAAGTGGCGGGTAGACGTGACCAATCAGAACGAGGTGCTCGTGGCGACGTACTCGATCCTGACGCTGGTGGCGCGGGAGGAGGGGACGGCCCATGCCTGA
- a CDS encoding AMP-binding protein, whose product MFNPSAEAMPLPALRALQLERLQATVARLNERVPAYREKFDQAGVLPDDLRTLADLRRFPFTRKSDLRDGYPFGLCSVTRSELRRVHASSGTSGKPTVVGYDENDLDVFAEVVARSLYAAGARPGMLFHNAYGYGLFTGGLGTHAGGERLGLGVIPVSGGGTERQVQIIEDLEPEVIACTPSYALVLADALSRRGHTPETLSLRYAVLGAEPWSETMRQEVQARLGVRATNIYGLSEIIGPGVSNEDAEEQRGSYLWEDHFYPEIVDPETGEVLPDGEYGVLVLTSMTRTALPLLRYWTGDITRLLPGENATGRTVRRMDAIRGRSDDMIILRGVNVYPTQIEAVLAHLSELSPHYQLVLSRSGMMDELMLRVESTTLDGTLRHEVVRLVKTQVGVSIACELCEVGSLPRSEGGKLRRVLDLRESR is encoded by the coding sequence ATGTTCAACCCGTCTGCGGAGGCCATGCCGCTTCCCGCCCTGCGCGCCCTGCAATTGGAGCGTTTGCAGGCCACCGTCGCCCGGCTGAACGAGCGCGTGCCCGCCTACCGGGAGAAGTTCGACCAGGCCGGGGTCCTGCCCGACGACCTGCGGACGCTGGCCGACCTGCGCCGCTTCCCCTTCACCCGCAAGAGCGACCTGCGAGACGGCTACCCCTTCGGCCTGTGCTCGGTGACCCGCTCCGAGTTGCGCCGCGTTCACGCCTCCAGCGGCACGAGCGGCAAACCGACCGTCGTCGGCTATGACGAGAACGACCTCGACGTGTTCGCCGAGGTGGTCGCCCGCAGCCTGTACGCGGCGGGGGCGCGGCCCGGGATGCTCTTCCACAACGCCTACGGCTACGGCCTGTTCACGGGCGGGCTGGGGACGCACGCGGGCGGCGAGCGGCTGGGGCTGGGCGTCATCCCCGTGTCGGGCGGCGGCACCGAGCGGCAGGTGCAGATCATCGAGGACCTGGAGCCCGAGGTGATCGCCTGTACGCCGAGCTACGCCCTCGTCCTCGCCGACGCGCTCTCCCGGCGCGGGCACACCCCGGAGACCCTCAGCCTGCGCTACGCCGTCCTGGGCGCCGAGCCCTGGTCGGAGACGATGCGCCAGGAGGTGCAGGCCCGCCTGGGCGTGAGGGCCACCAACATCTACGGCCTCTCGGAGATCATCGGCCCCGGCGTCAGCAACGAGGACGCGGAGGAGCAGCGCGGCAGCTACCTCTGGGAGGACCATTTCTACCCCGAGATCGTAGACCCGGAGACGGGCGAGGTGTTGCCCGACGGCGAGTACGGCGTCCTCGTCCTCACCTCCATGACCCGCACCGCCCTGCCGCTGCTGCGCTACTGGACGGGCGACATCACTCGCCTGCTGCCCGGCGAGAACGCCACGGGCCGCACGGTGCGCCGCATGGACGCCATCCGGGGCCGCAGCGACGACATGATCATCCTGCGCGGGGTGAACGTGTACCCCACCCAGATCGAGGCGGTGCTCGCGCACCTGTCCGAACTCAGCCCGCACTACCAACTGGTGCTCTCCCGCTCCGGGATGATGGACGAACTCATGCTCCGGGTGGAGAGCACGACCCTCGACGGAACCCTTCGCCACGAGGTCGTCCGGCTGGTGAAAACGCAGGTGGGCGTGTCCATCGCCTGCGAGCTGTGCGAGGTCGGCAGCCTGCCCCGCAGCGAGGGCGGCAAACTGCGGCGTGTGCTGGACCTGCGGGAGAGCCGTTGA
- a CDS encoding enoyl-CoA hydratase/isomerase family protein, whose translation MTAPDLTLYRERFASLKFGAHPDGILELILSNEKTLNSADATMHRDLAYVWREVDLDPRVRCVVVRGEGRGFSSGGDLGLVAEMAQSWETRARVHKEARDLVYNIINCSKPVVSAIHGPCVGAGLAVALLADISLAAPNARILDGHTRLGVAAGDHAVMVWPLLCGLNKAKYYLLLNEPLSGAEAERIGLVSLCVPEEELLGRAFAVARRLAQGSPTAVRWTKEALNNWLRLAGPSFDASLALEFLGFSGPDVHEGVASLREKRPPNFPDAGEG comes from the coding sequence TTGACCGCGCCCGACCTGACCCTCTACCGGGAGCGCTTCGCGTCCCTGAAGTTCGGGGCGCACCCGGACGGGATTCTCGAACTCATCCTGTCGAACGAGAAAACGCTCAATTCCGCCGACGCGACCATGCACCGCGATCTGGCGTACGTGTGGCGCGAGGTGGACCTCGACCCCCGGGTGCGCTGCGTGGTCGTGCGCGGGGAGGGCCGGGGCTTTTCCTCCGGTGGGGACCTGGGCCTGGTGGCGGAGATGGCCCAGTCGTGGGAGACGCGCGCCCGAGTTCACAAGGAAGCGCGCGACCTCGTCTACAACATCATCAACTGTTCCAAGCCCGTCGTGAGCGCCATTCACGGGCCCTGCGTCGGGGCCGGGCTCGCCGTCGCCCTCCTCGCGGACATCAGCCTCGCGGCGCCTAACGCCCGCATCCTCGACGGCCACACGCGGCTGGGAGTCGCCGCCGGAGATCACGCCGTCATGGTCTGGCCGCTGCTGTGCGGGCTGAACAAGGCCAAGTATTACCTGCTCCTCAACGAGCCGCTGAGCGGGGCGGAGGCCGAGCGGATCGGGCTGGTCAGCCTGTGCGTGCCGGAAGAGGAACTGCTGGGCCGCGCCTTCGCCGTCGCCCGGCGTCTTGCCCAGGGCAGCCCCACCGCCGTGCGCTGGACGAAGGAGGCGTTGAACAACTGGCTGCGGCTGGCGGGGCCGAGTTTCGACGCCTCGCTGGCGCTGGAGTTCCTGGGCTTCTCGGGGCCGGACGTGCACGAGGGCGTGGCGTCCCTGCGGGAGAAGCGCCCGCCGAACTTTCCCGACGCGGGTGAGGGTTGA
- a CDS encoding META domain-containing protein — protein MRPFLLPLALATLLPAAHAATASPLSGTWQLTHVQGLGGGHVSPGTAYLVIADGTVQGRFGCGGFDGSAQAADSRVALNVRPLAPTPGERCPFAIPEAFLAALNGAEQYVVGGGAGQLVLFSKTTRLTFERPGGSGDER, from the coding sequence ATGCGTCCTTTCCTCCTCCCGCTGGCCCTGGCGACCCTGCTCCCCGCGGCACACGCAGCCACGGCCTCCCCGCTGAGCGGCACGTGGCAGCTCACCCACGTGCAGGGCCTGGGGGGCGGCCACGTCTCCCCGGGCACGGCCTACCTCGTGATCGCGGACGGCACAGTGCAGGGCCGCTTCGGGTGCGGGGGCTTCGACGGGTCCGCCCAGGCCGCCGACAGCAGGGTCGCCCTCAATGTCCGGCCTCTCGCCCCCACGCCCGGTGAACGCTGCCCCTTCGCCATCCCGGAGGCGTTCCTCGCGGCGCTGAACGGCGCGGAGCAGTACGTCGTGGGCGGGGGGGCGGGACAACTCGTGCTGTTTTCCAAGACGACCCGGCTGACCTTCGAGCGCCCGGGAGGCTCGGGCGACGAGCGCTAA
- a CDS encoding metallophosphoesterase, with amino-acid sequence MRHAAAWLGALGLSAFAGVALAQAYTFEVNRHERGLPGLRAPLRVVLLSDLHYGAYIGRGSVRVWVDAALALRPDVVLVTGDFVDAESVVSPAPLFPELARLRAPLGVWGVWGNHDHEYVGKVARRSRQTVQGVREAFELDLRRAGVRLLRNGGVRLREDLFLAGVDDLRRGRVDLGAALAHAPAHGAVLLLSHTPDLLPEVPGRVGLTLCGHTHGGQVCLPGPWPVVTSSRYGRRFASGLVRGPAPGFVSRGLGVTTIPFRLNCLPEVVVFDFVPA; translated from the coding sequence GTGAGGCACGCGGCGGCCTGGCTGGGCGCCCTGGGCCTGAGTGCGTTCGCCGGAGTCGCGCTGGCGCAGGCGTACACCTTCGAGGTCAATCGCCACGAGCGCGGGCTGCCCGGCCTGCGTGCCCCGCTGCGGGTGGTGCTGCTTTCGGACCTCCACTACGGGGCCTACATCGGGCGCGGGTCGGTGCGGGTGTGGGTGGACGCGGCGCTGGCCCTGCGGCCCGACGTGGTGCTCGTCACGGGGGACTTCGTGGACGCCGAGTCCGTCGTCTCCCCCGCCCCGCTCTTTCCAGAACTCGCCCGGCTGCGCGCCCCCCTCGGCGTCTGGGGGGTGTGGGGCAACCACGACCACGAGTACGTGGGCAAGGTGGCCCGGCGCTCCCGGCAAACGGTTCAGGGGGTGCGGGAGGCGTTCGAGCTGGACCTCCGGCGGGCCGGTGTGCGCCTCCTGCGCAACGGGGGCGTGAGACTGCGGGAGGACCTGTTCCTGGCGGGCGTGGACGACCTGCGGCGGGGACGGGTGGACCTGGGGGCGGCCCTCGCCCACGCTCCGGCCCACGGCGCCGTGCTCCTCCTGAGCCACACCCCCGATCTCCTGCCCGAGGTGCCGGGGCGCGTCGGCCTCACCCTGTGCGGGCACACGCACGGGGGCCAGGTGTGCCTGCCCGGGCCCTGGCCCGTCGTCACGTCCAGCCGCTATGGGCGCCGGTTCGCCTCCGGCCTCGTGCGGGGTCCGGCGCCCGGCTTCGTCTCTCGCGGGCTCGGCGTGACGACCATTCCCTTCCGCCTGAACTGCCTGCCCGAGGTGGTCGTCTTCGATTTCGTGCCCGCTTGA
- a CDS encoding dihydroorotase, with product MTQLTITNIKRPGSERLESITVENGVIQGWNLGELGEVVDGQGGTVAPALIELHAHLREPGQTEKEDLASGLAAAAAGGYGTVVSMPNTLPVVDDPATVRALIERAEGLGLARLKPAAALTKGQQGEQLAELTYLKEAGAVMFTDDGRTNENARVLRLGLEYARSLGMVVSVHAEDASLRADGVMNEGPVSEELGLPGNPAAAEAARVARDLEIVAQTGGRLHVQHLSTARALDLVREAKARGLPVTCEVCPHHLTLTDEALRSFDAIYKVAPPLRTRADADHLLKGLLDGTVDCLATDHAPHTRAEKERDLLSAPSGIAYIEIAFPLMWTRFGERLGLEKLLDLMTGAPARVMGWPEPTLEEGAPADLVVLDLGTEREVNPAEFRSKAKFTPWAGETLRGWPTLTVVHGKVAFRREG from the coding sequence ATGACACAACTCACCATCACCAACATCAAACGCCCCGGCTCCGAACGGCTCGAATCCATCACGGTCGAAAACGGCGTCATCCAGGGTTGGAACCTCGGCGAACTCGGGGAAGTCGTTGACGGGCAAGGTGGAACGGTCGCACCCGCCCTCATCGAACTGCACGCCCACCTGCGCGAGCCGGGGCAGACGGAGAAGGAAGACCTCGCCTCTGGGCTCGCGGCGGCGGCGGCGGGGGGGTACGGGACGGTCGTGTCCATGCCCAACACGCTCCCAGTCGTGGACGACCCGGCCACCGTGCGGGCGCTGATCGAACGAGCGGAGGGGCTGGGTCTTGCCCGGCTGAAGCCCGCCGCCGCGCTGACGAAGGGGCAGCAGGGCGAGCAACTGGCGGAGCTGACCTACCTCAAGGAGGCGGGGGCCGTCATGTTCACCGACGACGGGCGGACGAACGAGAATGCCCGCGTGCTGCGCCTGGGGCTGGAGTACGCCCGCTCCCTCGGCATGGTCGTGAGCGTCCACGCCGAGGACGCCTCCCTGCGCGCCGACGGGGTGATGAACGAGGGGCCGGTGTCCGAGGAACTGGGCCTGCCCGGCAACCCCGCGGCGGCGGAGGCGGCCCGCGTCGCCCGCGACCTGGAGATCGTGGCCCAGACAGGCGGGCGGCTGCACGTCCAGCACCTCTCGACCGCCCGCGCGCTCGACCTCGTGCGGGAGGCGAAGGCGCGCGGCCTGCCCGTGACCTGCGAGGTCTGCCCACACCACCTGACGCTGACGGACGAGGCGCTGCGGTCTTTCGACGCGATCTACAAGGTCGCCCCGCCGCTGCGGACCCGGGCGGACGCCGACCACCTCCTCAAGGGGCTGCTCGACGGCACGGTGGATTGCCTCGCCACCGACCACGCGCCGCACACGCGGGCGGAGAAGGAGCGCGACCTGCTGAGTGCGCCCTCCGGCATCGCGTACATCGAGATCGCCTTCCCGCTGATGTGGACGCGCTTCGGGGAGCGGTTGGGGCTGGAGAAGCTGCTCGACCTGATGACGGGGGCCCCCGCCCGCGTGATGGGCTGGCCCGAGCCAACCTTGGAGGAGGGCGCCCCCGCCGACCTCGTGGTGCTGGACCTGGGCACCGAGCGCGAGGTCAACCCCGCCGAGTTCCGGAGCAAGGCCAAGTTCACCCCCTGGGCGGGCGAGACCCTGAGGGGCTGGCCGACCCTGACGGTGGTGCACGGAAAGGTGGCGTTCCGGCGGGAGGGGTGA
- a CDS encoding aspartate carbamoyltransferase catalytic subunit codes for MTAFTLSTSARPRHLLDFQGWSRERLTALLDNADTMSQVLDRPVRKVPALQGLTVCTAFFENSTRTRVSFELAARRMSADVVSFAAGASSLSKGESLRDTVEVLTAYKVDAYVVRHHAAGAAHLVARYSGKPVINAGDGRRSHPTQALLDAYTVRQEFGTLEGLTVAIVGDVRHSRVARSNAELLPKLGAKVVLCGPATLLPEGLAALPGVTLTTDPREAVRGAHAVMALRLQQERMDAGYLASLQEYADTYQVNESLMREAESGAIALHPGPMNRDLEISSDVADGPRSRIVRQVENGQAVRMSVLYHLLVGRE; via the coding sequence ATGACGGCCTTCACCCTCTCCACGTCCGCCCGCCCCCGGCACCTGCTCGACTTTCAGGGCTGGTCGCGCGAGCGGCTGACGGCCCTTCTCGACAACGCGGACACGATGAGTCAGGTGCTCGACCGCCCGGTGAGGAAAGTCCCGGCGCTGCAAGGGCTGACGGTCTGCACGGCCTTTTTCGAGAACTCCACCCGCACGCGCGTGAGTTTCGAGCTGGCCGCCCGGCGCATGAGCGCGGATGTGGTTTCTTTTGCGGCGGGCGCGAGCAGCCTGAGTAAGGGCGAATCCCTGCGCGACACGGTGGAGGTGCTGACCGCCTACAAGGTGGACGCCTACGTCGTGCGGCACCACGCGGCGGGGGCGGCGCATCTGGTGGCACGCTACTCCGGCAAACCCGTCATCAACGCGGGGGACGGGCGTCGCTCGCACCCCACCCAGGCCCTCCTCGACGCCTACACGGTGCGGCAGGAGTTCGGCACCCTGGAAGGCCTGACGGTCGCCATCGTCGGCGACGTGCGGCACTCGCGGGTGGCGCGCAGCAACGCGGAACTGCTGCCGAAGCTGGGCGCGAAGGTCGTGCTGTGCGGCCCGGCGACCCTTCTCCCCGAGGGGCTCGCCGCGCTGCCCGGCGTGACGCTGACGACCGACCCCCGCGAGGCCGTGCGGGGCGCGCATGCGGTCATGGCCCTGCGCCTTCAGCAGGAGCGTATGGACGCCGGATACCTCGCCAGCCTTCAGGAGTACGCCGACACCTATCAGGTGAACGAGTCTCTGATGCGGGAGGCCGAGAGCGGCGCCATCGCCCTGCACCCCGGCCCCATGAACCGCGACCTGGAGATCAGCTCGGACGTGGCCGACGGCCCACGCAGCCGCATCGTACGCCAGGTGGAGAACGGGCAGGCCGTACGGATGAGCGTGCTGTATCACCTGCTGGTGGGGCGGGAGTGA
- the pyrR gene encoding bifunctional pyr operon transcriptional regulator/uracil phosphoribosyltransferase PyrR: MTPKATILTADEVRRALTRIAHEIVERNRGAENLALIGIHTRGIPLAGRLAAKLSELEGVDVPTGRLDITLYRDDLTEIARQPIIRETQVPFDLARRRVVLVDDVLYTGRTVRAALDALIDLGRPEGIQLAVLVDRGHRELPIRADYVGKNLPTARTEVVKVRLTETDGVDLVELHDVETLR; the protein is encoded by the coding sequence GTGACGCCGAAAGCCACCATCCTCACCGCCGACGAGGTGCGCCGGGCGCTGACCCGCATCGCGCACGAGATCGTGGAGCGCAACCGGGGGGCGGAGAACCTGGCCCTGATCGGCATTCACACGCGCGGCATCCCGCTCGCTGGGCGGCTGGCGGCGAAACTGAGCGAGCTGGAGGGGGTGGACGTGCCCACCGGACGGCTCGACATCACCCTCTACCGCGACGACCTGACGGAGATCGCCCGCCAGCCCATCATCCGGGAGACGCAGGTGCCCTTCGACCTCGCCCGGCGCCGCGTGGTCCTCGTGGACGACGTGCTGTACACGGGCCGCACCGTGCGCGCCGCGCTCGACGCCCTGATCGACCTGGGCAGGCCCGAGGGCATCCAACTCGCCGTCCTCGTGGACCGGGGGCACCGCGAGCTGCCCATCCGCGCCGACTATGTGGGCAAGAATCTCCCGACCGCCCGCACGGAGGTCGTCAAGGTGCGGCTCACCGAGACGGACGGGGTGGACCTCGTGGAGTTGCACGACGTGGAGACGCTGCGATGA
- a CDS encoding Hsp20/alpha crystallin family protein, with amino-acid sequence MMRFDPFREIEELTQRMDRAFGGGVSGQVARLAPPVDVHEDEGGLELTLDLPGVQPDDIQIEAENQTLTVQAKRSYSRGEGRTAHRVERAYGTFSRTFSVPAKYDLTKVEANFDHGTLTLRVPRSEAAQKRTVQVRTGGQLNAPRTVEAGQDTPATETQNAESTQGA; translated from the coding sequence TTGATGCGTTTTGACCCTTTTCGTGAGATCGAGGAACTGACCCAGCGGATGGACCGTGCCTTCGGCGGCGGCGTGAGCGGCCAGGTGGCCCGTCTGGCCCCGCCCGTGGACGTGCACGAGGACGAGGGGGGCTTGGAGCTGACCCTCGACCTGCCGGGCGTGCAGCCTGACGACATCCAGATCGAGGCCGAGAACCAGACGCTGACCGTGCAGGCCAAGCGGAGCTACAGCCGGGGCGAGGGCCGCACCGCCCACCGGGTCGAGCGCGCCTACGGCACCTTCTCGCGCACCTTCAGCGTGCCCGCGAAGTACGACCTCACCAAGGTGGAGGCGAATTTCGACCACGGCACCCTGACCCTGCGCGTGCCCCGCAGTGAAGCCGCCCAGAAGCGCACCGTCCAGGTCCGCACGGGCGGGCAACTGAATGCCCCGAGGACCGTCGAGGCCGGGCAGGACACGCCCGCCACCGAGACGCAGAACGCCGAGAGCACCCAGGGCGCATAA
- a CDS encoding ATP-binding cassette domain-containing protein: protein MQTSPSQAGAVPVSPPVSTVFEARQLVKRYGHVTALDGVDFELRAGEILAVIGDNGAGKSSLIKALSGAIVPDSGQILLDGQPVHFRSPIDARRQGIETVYQDLAVAPAMTIAENLFLGRELYRGGAIGRMLRLIDKKRMLTEATEHMKTLQFSIRSMTQPVETLSGGQRQGVAVARSAAFARHVVIMDEPTAALGVKEGNMVLDLIRRVRDKGLPVIIISHNMPHVFEIADRIHIQRLGRRAAVVNPRKLSMADTVSVMTGALEPSKLSPDVLA, encoded by the coding sequence ATGCAGACCTCCCCCTCACAGGCGGGCGCCGTGCCGGTCAGCCCCCCCGTCTCCACCGTCTTCGAGGCGCGGCAACTCGTCAAACGCTACGGCCACGTCACGGCGCTCGACGGCGTGGACTTCGAGTTGCGCGCCGGGGAAATCCTGGCGGTGATCGGTGACAACGGGGCGGGCAAGTCGAGCCTGATCAAGGCGCTCTCGGGCGCCATCGTCCCCGACAGCGGGCAGATTCTCCTCGACGGCCAGCCGGTGCACTTCCGCAGCCCCATCGACGCGCGGCGGCAGGGCATCGAGACGGTGTACCAGGACCTCGCCGTGGCGCCCGCCATGACCATCGCCGAGAACCTCTTCCTGGGCCGCGAGCTGTACCGGGGCGGGGCGATTGGGCGGATGCTGCGGTTGATCGACAAGAAGCGGATGCTGACCGAGGCGACCGAGCACATGAAGACCCTCCAGTTCTCGATCCGCTCGATGACCCAGCCCGTCGAGACCCTCTCCGGCGGTCAGCGGCAGGGGGTAGCGGTGGCGCGCAGCGCGGCCTTCGCCCGGCACGTGGTGATCATGGACGAGCCGACCGCCGCGCTCGGGGTCAAGGAGGGCAATATGGTGCTCGACCTGATCCGCCGGGTGCGCGACAAGGGCCTGCCCGTCATCATCATCAGCCACAACATGCCCCACGTCTTCGAGATCGCCGACCGCATCCACATCCAGCGTCTGGGGCGCCGCGCCGCCGTCGTCAACCCGCGCAAGCTCAGCATGGCGGACACCGTGTCGGTGATGACGGGCGCGCTGGAACCGTCCAAGCTCTCGCCGGATGTGCTGGCCTGA
- a CDS encoding ABC transporter permease has translation MTTPPAPLAKAPDRLTLRERLPNIAILGPLLALLLAVIFFSTQSDRFLSPQNFSLIFQQVSYVAVLAIGQTLIILTSGIDLAAGVMMALGGVVMTRLAVNSGLNPFLAIGLGLLATTFIGWINGLLITRLRLPPFIVTLGMFGIVFGVTQVYSRSETVSNLPAPLTFFGSTFQIGTTTWTYGTLLMLALYLLTHLILTQTSPGRHLYAVGNNPEAARLTGIPTNRVLLMVYTLAGLTYGIAALLLTARTGVGDPNAGQTEALASITAVVLGGTSLFGGRGAIIGTLLGALIVGVFTNGLTLMGVPSVYQYIITGLLTILAVAVDQISRRKA, from the coding sequence ATGACCACCCCTCCTGCCCCCCTCGCCAAGGCCCCCGACCGCCTCACCCTGCGCGAGCGGCTGCCCAACATCGCCATCCTGGGGCCGCTGCTCGCGCTGCTGCTCGCCGTCATCTTCTTCTCCACCCAGTCCGACCGCTTCCTGAGCCCGCAGAACTTCTCCCTGATCTTCCAACAGGTCTCCTACGTCGCGGTGCTCGCCATCGGGCAGACCCTGATCATCCTGACCTCGGGCATCGACCTCGCGGCGGGCGTGATGATGGCGCTCGGCGGCGTGGTGATGACCCGGCTGGCGGTGAACTCGGGCCTGAACCCCTTCCTCGCCATCGGGCTGGGGCTGCTCGCCACCACCTTCATCGGGTGGATCAACGGCCTGCTGATCACGCGGCTGCGGCTGCCACCCTTCATCGTCACGCTGGGCATGTTCGGCATCGTCTTCGGGGTGACGCAGGTCTACTCGCGCTCGGAGACGGTCTCGAACCTGCCCGCGCCGCTGACCTTCTTCGGCTCCACCTTCCAGATCGGAACGACGACCTGGACCTACGGCACCCTGCTGATGCTGGCGCTCTACCTTCTCACCCACCTCATCCTGACGCAGACCTCGCCGGGCCGTCACCTCTACGCGGTCGGCAACAACCCGGAGGCTGCGCGCCTGACGGGCATTCCCACGAACCGGGTGCTGCTGATGGTCTACACGCTGGCGGGGCTGACCTACGGGATCGCCGCGCTGCTGCTGACCGCGCGCACGGGCGTGGGCGACCCCAACGCCGGGCAGACCGAGGCGCTGGCGTCGATCACCGCCGTGGTGCTGGGCGGCACCTCGCTCTTCGGGGGGCGGGGCGCGATCATCGGCACGCTGCTGGGGGCCTTGATCGTCGGCGTGTTCACCAACGGCCTGACCCTGATGGGCGTGCCCTCGGTGTACCAGTACATCATCACCGGCCTGCTCACCATCCTGGCGGTCGCCGTGGACCAGATTTCGCGGAGGAAGGCGTGA